A genomic window from Fusarium oxysporum Fo47 chromosome X, complete sequence includes:
- a CDS encoding aspartic peptidase domain-containing protein: protein MQLNRWVYSNESSPFQSLDHPIYVPTSSAELLKNYNWSIKYAFGDEVSGVVFTDTVKAGPVIAHKQAVQAATVIQAEFASDGILGLAFSTINTAQPEKQKTFFETLLPTLKKKVFAANLRLDGKPATWDFGYIDDTKFKGKVAYTPVVSQKYWSMNVSSYAVGKGSFTSSKKQVGEVIVDSGTSLVYLPEAVVNDYYSHIKGYELQQGGTRTFPCNSTIPDFHFKVDSTTLSIPGRDVNYTVYDPANRICAGAITTQLSSKYSVLGNVFMRNYYVVHNQEEATPKLGFASH from the coding sequence ATGCAACTTAACAGATGGGTGTATTCCAACGAGTCTTCCCCTTTCCAAAGCCTGGATCACCCAATATATGTCCCAACATCATCCGCAGAGCTTCTCAAAAATTACAATTGGTCCATTAAGTACGCCTTTGGCGACGAGGTCAGCGGCGTCGTCTTCACCGACACTGTCAAGGCAGGCCCCGTCATAGCCCATAAGCAGGCCGTCCAAGCCGCCACCGTTATCCAAGCTGAGTTCGCTTCGGATGGCATTCTTGGTCTCGCGTTCAGTACCATCAACACCGCCCAGCCCGAGAAGCAAAAGACGTTCTTCGAAACTCTCCTGCCCactctgaagaagaaggtgTTTGCTGCAAATCTCAGACTCGATGGCAAGCCTGCGACGTGGGATTTTGGATACATCGATGATACCAAGTTCAAGGGCAAAGTCGCCTACACCCCCGTGGTCAGCCAGAAGTACTGGTCTATGAACGTGAGCTCCTATGCCGTGGGCAAAGGTTCATTCACCAGTAGTAAGAAGCAGGTTGGCGAGGTCATCGTCGACTCCGGCACGTCCCTTGTTTACCTCCCTGAAGCTGTGGTGAACGACTACTACAGCCACATCAAGGGTTATGAGCTCCAACAGGGAGGCACTCGCACATTCCCGTGCAATAGCACTATTCCCGACTTCCACTTCAAGGTCGACAGCACAACGCTCTCTATCCCAGGACGAGATGTCAACTATACTGTATATGACCCCGCTAACCGCATCTGCGCTGGAGCGATCACAACTCAGCTCAGCAGCAAGTATTCTGTGCTAGGAAATGTGTTCATGAGGAACTACTATGTTGTTCATAACCAGGAGGAGGCTACCCCGAAGCTTGGCTTTGCCTCGCACTAA
- a CDS encoding aspartic peptidase domain-containing protein, with translation MALITLAAVAAAVAFPGLAAATKTPAGVISVPLSRDDGLTAYYAKLQVGTPPQTEYLKIDTGSPRYSFLDSRNEVCKKQGNSCKTFGTFNNKTSKTSRYDGTGFADALGYVDRGDYLSDTVVIGGVSTKNIFPDKVTGDIYTILGLSLECEYAGPKCTDRFSSYFLPELKNASKINYLASSLYLGPDDKEAANARMLLGGAYDKAKIEGNLITVPMVDPFNADLSGGQTNSVDVTSLEIVLTKGNNRTKETYGKKGVGLPVLLQTGVANWYVTDKTIGPISSAFGLAKEPDFGQRYFVVDCKYGDSKRNDGYIAVEFGFHGTIKVPFHGLVSKFPDDTCGVFLASRGYPMCIFGDPFLRNVYSIFDQEKFSISMGKVKHTAEENIVPFPKGGFKPTHY, from the exons atggctctcaTTACTTTGGCCGCCGTCGCTGCTGCCGTTGCGTTTCCTGGCCTCGCTGCTGCGACCAAGACTCCTGCTGGTGTCATTTCCGTCCCGTTATCTCGCGATGACGGCCTGACGGCATACTATGCCAAGCTACAGGTTGGCACACCGCCGCAGACAGAGTATCTCAAGATCGACACGGGCAGCCCGCGATATTCTTTCCTCGACTCTCGTAATGAGGTATGCAAAAAGCAGGGAAATAGTTGCAAAACGTTTGGCAccttcaacaacaaaacaTCCAA AACATCCCGCTACGACGGTACTGGCTTCGCCGACGCCCTGGGCTACGTTGATCGAGGCGATTATCTGAGCGACACTGTTGTTATCGGCGGTGTTTCAACCAAGAACAT CTTCCCTGACAAAGTCACTGGTGATATATATACTATTCTCG GCCTGTCATTGGAGTGCGAGTACGCCGGTCCCAAATGTACTGACAGGTTCTCGTCGTACTTCCTGCCGGAGCTCAAGAATGCTTCCAAGATCAACTATCTCGCTTCAAGTCTCTACCTTGGACCTGATGACAAGGAGGCCGCCAACGCGAGGATGCTCCTCGGTGGCGCCtacgacaaggccaagattgagGGCAACCTTATCACAGTGCCCATGGTCGACCCCTTCAATGCCGACCTCAGCGGTGGCCAGACCAACTCGGTTGATGTCACGTCTTTAGAAATCGTCCTCACCAAGGGCAACAACCGAACCAAGGAAACTTACGGCAAAAAGGGCGTTGGTCTCCCTGTTCTGCTGCAGACAGGCGTCGCGAATTGGTACGTCACCGACAAGACTATTGGTCCTATATCCAGCGCTTTCGGTCTCGCCAAGGAACCTGACTTTGGTCAACGATACTTTGTCGTCGATTGCAAGTACGGTGACTCCAAGCGCAACGACGGTTACATCGCTGTTGAGTTTGGTTTCCATGGCACAATCAAGGTTCCGTTTCACGGCTTGGTATCGAAGTTCCCTGATGACACCTGTGGAGTGTTCCTCGCTTCTCGGGGTTACCCCATGTGCATCTTTGGTGACCCTTTCCTGCGCAACGTATACAGCATCTTTGACCAGGAGAAATTTTCTATCTCGATGGGCAAAGTGAAGCATACAGCTGAGGAGAATATTGTGCCTTTTCCCAAAGGAGGCTTCAAACCGACTCATTACtga